The DNA window TCAACGAGAAGGACGCCCTGGAGATCTACGTCGACGGCGAGAAGATCATCCTGAAGAAGTACGAACCGGCCTGCATCTTCTGCGGAAACGCCGACAACCTGCGCCGGTTTCACGAGAAAAACATCTGCCTCGACTGCCTGCACCAACTCCGGCAGGTCTCCTGAATCGGAAGCCTTCGGGGCGAGGGCAGGGCGGCCCCAGGGGCCCTCGCCCCCTGTCCTGGCCAACTCACTCGGTGGCGACGTGAGGGTCGACCTGTTCGGCCGCTGCGCGGACCGCCAGGAAATGCTCCCGGCAGGCGGCCGCGAGGCGCTCGACCTCGAGTGCAT is part of the Bacillota bacterium genome and encodes:
- a CDS encoding AbrB/MazE/SpoVT family DNA-binding domain-containing protein, coding for MKSTGIVRKVDELGRVVIPIELRRTLQINEKDALEIYVDGEKIILKKYEPACIFCGNADNLRRFHEKNICLDCLHQLRQVS